The following nucleotide sequence is from Microcoleus sp. bin38.metabat.b11b12b14.051.
AATGCACTCACCCTAATTTTAAGTTTCGAGGCAACTGTTTGGGTGGCGCCTCGACGTGCTATTTTTCACGATTAATTGACCAGCCCAAAAACGGGTACAAGAGCCGACGCTATTGTGTGGATATCCCAAGATTTTAGACTTTTGCTCAAACTCCCAGATGTAGCTGTGGCATAAATCTAAAATCTAAAATCTAAAATCTAAAATCGACTGACGAGGTGTAAAACAATGGAATCTACTTCGATCGCAAATTCTGACAAACAAAACCAAAACACCGGCGATAGCGAACGCTGGGCTTCGTTGATTGGTGGGGGAGCGCTGGTACTGTTGGGCTTGTCGCAGCGTTCACTCAGAGGTGCTTTGCTGGCGGTTGCGGGGGGCGGTTTGGCCGCTCGCGGGCTGGGGGTTGTGGAGGGTTTGCAGTCGGCCGCAGACGCGAATCAAAGTATTAAAGTTGAAAAGACGGTGACGATCGACAAACCAGCCGATGAATTGTACCGTTACTGGCGCGATTTTGCGAATTTGCCTCGGTTTATGAAGCACCTCAAACACGTGACGGTAATCGATGACAAGCGTTCTCACTGGATTGCCAGCGCGCCGATGGGCAATAGTGTAGAATGGGATGCCGAGATTGTGGGTGAAGAAGAAAATCGCTTAATTGTTTGGGCGTCTGTGGAAGGGGCTGATGTGGACAATTCTGGTTTTGTGCGCTTTCAACCGGCACCCGCAGGACGGGGTACTGAGGTAAAAGTTGTGATTGAATACAACCCTCCGGGCGGTGCGATCGGTGCTGGTGCTGCTAAACTATTTGGGGAAGCTCCCGAACAGCAAATTGCTGATGATTTGCGCCGCTTTAAGCAGTTTATGGAAGCTGGGGAAATCGCTACGACGGAAGGTCAATCTTCTGGCCGCAAGTAATAAGTTCGATGGTATCCGCTCGTCTAACAATAATCAGTTTGTAGTGAGGACTTCAGTCCTTTCTTTGGGGGAATTGAAATAAATTAGGACTAAAGTCCTTACTACGAACCTTTGAGTTTGTAGTGAGGAGTTCAGTCCTTTCTTTGGGAATTGAAATAAATTAGGACTAAAGTCCTTACTACGAACCTTTGAGTTTGTAGTGAGGACTTCAGTCCTTTCTTTGGGAATTGAAATAAATTAGGACTAAAGTCCTTACTACGAACCTTTGAGTTTGTAGTGAGGAGTTCAGTCCTTTCTCTGGGAATTGAAATAAATTAGGACTAAAGTCCTTACTACGAACCTTTGAGTTTGTAGTGAGGAGTTCAGTCCTTTCTCTGGGAATTGAAATAAATTAGGACTAAAGTCCTTACTACGAACCTTTGAGTTTGTAGTGAGGACTTCAGTCCTTTGTCTGGGTATTAAAATCAGTTAGGACTAAAGTCCTTACTACGAACCGTTGAGTTTGTGTTACTAAAATATTGGTTTGTGAGATTATTAGCTGATGCCGTCAGAAGTAATTTTTGGCAATGCGGGTGCTGAAGGTGCCAGTCGCGGCGGGTGGTTTGCGGGTCACTTTATGACGCCGCTCGATGACGCGCGATCGACTTCTACGTTAGAGGTAAAATGGGGCGTTCACTCGGCCGGAGATTGCAGGACTCAGTGGGCAGTAAATGCGGTAGCAACTACGCTTTCTATCCTGGTAAAAGGGAGGTTTCGCTTGCAATTTCCTTCGCAAGAAATCTTGCTGTCTCGCGAAGGAGATTATGCTCTATGGTTGCCGGGAGTGCCTCATTATTGGTCGGCATTGGAGGATTCGGCGATCGTGACTGTGCGCTGGCCTTCGCTACCGGGTGATAGTTCTACTATTAAGAATTAAGTTTAACTTCGGGAACTAAAACGCGGCCGCTATAACCGGCGCGCTGGTAGCGATCGATCGCCTCTGATGCAATAA
It contains:
- a CDS encoding SRPBCC family protein, which produces MESTSIANSDKQNQNTGDSERWASLIGGGALVLLGLSQRSLRGALLAVAGGGLAARGLGVVEGLQSAADANQSIKVEKTVTIDKPADELYRYWRDFANLPRFMKHLKHVTVIDDKRSHWIASAPMGNSVEWDAEIVGEEENRLIVWASVEGADVDNSGFVRFQPAPAGRGTEVKVVIEYNPPGGAIGAGAAKLFGEAPEQQIADDLRRFKQFMEAGEIATTEGQSSGRK
- a CDS encoding signal peptidase I produces the protein MPSEVIFGNAGAEGASRGGWFAGHFMTPLDDARSTSTLEVKWGVHSAGDCRTQWAVNAVATTLSILVKGRFRLQFPSQEILLSREGDYALWLPGVPHYWSALEDSAIVTVRWPSLPGDSSTIKN